The following is a genomic window from Rhizobium sp. 11515TR.
ATGACCGCGCTTCTCGATATGCTCCGTTCGACGCGTACGGCCTAGCTCGAAGCCATGATTTCCTGCCAGGCGCCATAGGCGGAAAGCACTGTTTCCATCTGCGCGGTATGGCCGGCGATAAATGCGTCGCCGTAAATGGTCTCATCCGGATATTCGGTGATCAAGGTGATGGGCACCGTATGGCGGTCGTCGATATTGGCGAGACAGGGGAAGCCATTGACGATGCGGAAGCCTGTTTCGCCAGCATGGGTTTCGTAGAGCGCGATCTGGCGGTCGTTATAATCCAGCAGACCGGGGATGGTGCCGAGGTGCCTGGTCACCTTATCGAGAAGTTGCTCGGCCTGAGCCGCCCAGCCGGAATGATAGCGGGCAATCAGAAAAAAGCCCTTCGGCAGCGTCCACATGGCGAAATTGCGCGGGACATAACCGGAGAGTGGGCGTGTCCACTCATGCGCGGGATAGCCATGCAGGTTGATGTGCAGCCGTGCGCCGGTCAGCTTTTCCGCCTGGAAGCGGATTTTCTTTTCAAAGAGATGGGAGCCGGCAGTCTCTTCGGTCCGATATTCGAGATCGTCGCCGAGCGCGGTGTAGCGGGCGGCATGATACATGTGCCGCGGGCTGTCGGTGCGCAGGCGCTGATGAAGGGCGTAACCGTCGGGATTTTCGAGCGGCGAGATAGTGAAATGCGCGCCTTCGATCTTGGCAAGCCGACGGGCCGCACGCAAGGCACCCGCACCCCCGGTCGTCTCGTTGGCGTGCTGTCCACCGCTGATCATCACGGCCGCGTTGCTGCCCTTGACGTAGCGCGCTCGAACTGTGCGGCCAGAGCGGGTAGCAGCTTCAAAGGGTTCGCCGCCAAGCTTGTCAAGCTCGGCCTCGATCTGCTGTACGGCCAGAGGTTCGGTTGCCGTCTCGATCTGCTGTTCCGGGCCATCCCAGTAGCGAGTGGATAGCAGCTGCGTTTCGACTTTGACAGAGATTTGGCCAGAGGACTGCAGGATCTGCGGAACGATCTGCCCCGGCTTCAAACCGCGGTCGCCGAGCGGGCGGCTGGATTTCTTCTGGAAGAATTCGAGCAGCGAGAAATAGAAGTCCTCATGCAGCGCCTCGCGAAGGCTCATGACTTCGTCGCCGACGGGCAAGGCCTCGTCCAGCGCCGGCAGGGCAACGCGAATGTTCAATTCTTCGAAATAGGGCTCGCTTGTGCCCCAGTCGAAGTGTGTGACCGCGGCAATGGTCTCCTCGAAGAGTTGTTCATAGTCGGTGGCGAGCCGGTCGCCCGTCGCATTGCCATCCCGCAAGAGCCAGCCGGTCGGGGAAACGCTCGTTTCGCCGGCGGCATCGATATGGACGCGATTGGGCGCCAGCACCTTCAATTGGCGCTCTTCGCCGGCATTGCCTTTCAGCAGAACGCCATAATGAAAGTCACTGTCAGCTCTTGCAATAAAGGTGATCTCGCGATTTCCCACCATTGCCGCGAGCGGATAGGCTTCCAGACGGAAGCGGTTTTCCGGTGCGTTGGGATGAACCGGATAGCGGATCTCGATCGTATCCACATCATGCAGGTCGATGTCCTCGATGAAGGCATTGACCAGCGGCTTATAGGCGCTGCGAATGCGAGCGCTTATGCCTTTTTCCGCGAGCGCACGTTCAGCCTGCTGGCGGCTTTCCCTGTCATCGAAAGTCCACGCCTCGAAGTTCTGGCCAGGCTTGCCATCGGCGACAAGGCGCGACAGCGTGCGCTCAAAACGTCTCTCGAAAATCACGGTCATGATGTCTACCTTGTCGTTCTGCCGGTCGGGTCGAGGCTGTCGCGCAGCCAATCGCCGAGGAGATTGAGACCGAGCACGGTCAAAAGGATTGCGACGCCCGGGAAAAGGCTCACCCACCACGCCGTCTGCAGATAGGTGCGGCCATCGGCCAGCATGCCGCCCCAGCTCGGAATTGTCGGGTCGACACCCAGTCCGAGGAAGGTCAGGCTGCTTTCCAGGAGAATGTTGGTGGCGATGTTCAGCGTCATCAATACGATCACTGGACCGATGAGGTTTGGCAGCAGATGCTGGAAGATGATGCGCCAGTCTTTGACGCCGATCGCGCGCGCCGAGAGGATGAACTCGCGCTCACGCAGGCTCAGCACCGAACCGCGCACCAGGCGCGCATATTGCACCCATTGCGATGCGATCAGCAGAATGATGGTGTTGGTGAGGCTGCCGCCGACAATGGCGATGAAGGTGATCGCCAGAAGAATGAAGGGCATGGCAAGCTGGACGTCGGCAAAGCGCATCAGCAGCATATCCCAGATGCCGCGATAGTAGCCTGCGGCAAGCCCTACCAGCACGCCGACCACCACGCCGCCAATCACGGAGGTGAGGCCGACGGTCAGCGATATCTTGCCACCTGCGACGACGCGGGCCAGCACATCGCGGCCGAGCGGATCGGTGCCGAAGGGATGGGCGAGGCTGGAGAAGGGCCTTGCAAGCCTCGCCATCAGATCGATCTTTTCCGCGCCGCCTGGAAAAAGAATGTCGGAGAGCAGCACAGCAAGGCAAATGACAGCGGTGAGCAATGCGCCGAAGATAAATTCGAAATTGAGGAAGCGCGAGCGGCGTGAGATCGTGGCGGTCATCAGCGTTACTCCGTGCGGATACGGGGATCGACAAGGCCGTAGGCGATGTCGACGAGAAGGTTGACGCCGACGATGAACAGCGCCAGCACGGTGATCACGCCCTGCAAAACCGGGTAGTCGCGGGCGCCCACGGCATCGAATGCCAGCGTGCCGAGGCCGGGCCAGTTGAAGACGCGCTCGATGACGACGATGCCGCCGAGCAGCCCGCCGAACTGGATACCGAAATAGGTGATGAGCGGTATCGCGCAATTGCGCAGTGCGTGCTTGTAGAGCACCTTGATTTCGCTGAGGCCCTTGGCGCGCGCGACCATGATATATTGCGATTGCAGTGTTTCCAGCATGGCGGTGCGCACCAGGCGCACATTCGTCGCCGTCAGGATGACGCCCATGGTCACCGCCGGCATGACGTAGCTCGAAATTCCCACCATGCCGCTCGGCGGCAGCCAGCCGAGCGTGATGGAAAACAGGAGCACCATCATCAGCGCCAGCCAGAAATTCGGGAAGGAGAGGCCGAGCAGCGAGAGAACGCGGATGATCTGATCCGCCGCTTTGCCGCGTGCCGTCGCCGCCTTGATGCCGAGCGGGATGGAGATCGCGATCGATACAACCATGGAGATGAAGGCGAGCAGCAGCGTCGCGGGCAAGGCAGTGGCGATCAGCTGCGAGACCGGCGTGCTGCCTGTGAAGCTGCGACCGAAATTAAGCGTCAGCAGTCCTTTCAGGAAGTTAAAATACTGCACGAGGAAAGGTTGATCCGTGCCAAGGGCTGTGCGGATACAGGCCAGGTCGTCTTCGGTCATGCTGCCGCCGCCCTGAAACATCATCACGGCAGGGTCGCCGGTGAGACGGATGGCGAATGAGACGAGAAGGGTGATGGCAATCACGACGAAAATCGCCTGCAGCAATCGCTTGATGAGAAAACCGGCCACGTTCTTACCCCGAGAGCTTTCTAGTGACGCCGCCGACCGAGCCGGCGGCGTCTTGCTTGATGACTAGTCGACGGTGACTTCGTTCAGCTTGATGCGGGTATCAGGAGCGGGGGCGAAGCCTTTGACACGCTTGCTGACACCGTAGATCGCGTTGCTGTTGTAGAGCGGCAGTTCGAGCGCCTTGTCGGCGACGTATTTGCCGATGTCCTTCAGCACCTTTTCGCGCTCGGCGCGATCGGTGAGTGGGCGCTGCGATTCCAACAGCTTGTCCAGAGCGGCATCCTTTTCATAAGGGTTCCACTTTTCGCCGGAGTGATACATCGAATAGGCGGTGTTGTCGTAGTCGAACGTCCAGCCGCCCCATTTCTGCTGGAACATCGCGCCGGTCTTACCCTGCGGAATGATGTCGTTCAGCAGGACGTTGGTTTCATATGGCTTGATGGTGGCAGTGAGGCCGACCATCTGCAGATAGCTTGCCACGACCTGCGCCACCTCGTTCATGGTCGCGTCGTTGCCCCGAATGTCGATCTGCAATGCTGCGCCTGGCTTCACGCCGGCTTCGGCGAGCAGCTTCTTGGCGCCTGCCGGATCATAGGGAAGCGGCTTCAGATCGGCATCGTAACCGAAGGAAAGCGAATTCTGGAAGCTGACGATCTCGGTGCCCTGGCCCGCAAGGATCGACTTGACAATCGTGTCGCGATCGACGGCCATGATGATCGCTTTGCGCACGCGCGGATCGGCGGTAATGCCGTCGCGGGTGTTGAAGCGCAGCGAGTCCACGGTCGGGCCGGGAACGCTGGCGATTTCAAGCTTGGAATCGCCCTGGATGACCGGCAGCATACCAATCGGGATGGTCGGCGGGATGACGATATCGACGCGGCCGGCCTGAAGCTCGGCAACGGCCGTCGCCGGCTCGCTGATGAAGCGATATTCAAGCTCGGAGAGTTTCGGTGCGCCGCCCCAATAATCCGGGTTGGCGTCGAGCTTGATGTTCACCTTCGGCGTATAGGAGACGAATTTGAAGGCGCCGGTGCCGACCGGGTTGAGGTTGAAGTAATCCTCGCCCTTTTCCTTGATGTATTTCGGCGGAACGATCATCGCGCCATAGCCGGCAAGCTTCGTCAGCAGCACAGGGTCAGGCGTCTTCAGCTTCATGTCTACCGTGTAGTCGTCGATGATATCGATGCTTTCGATCGCGGTGTAGTTCGAGCGCTGCGGTCCCTTGGCGCCTTGTTCTCCGAGCAGGCGATCGAAGGTGAATTTCACCGCTTCGGCATTGAAGGGCTCGCCGTCATGGAACTTCACGTTATGACGCAGTTTGAAGCGGATGCGCTTGCCCTGGTCCAGTTCTTCCCAGGATTCGGCGAGGCCCGGTACCAGCTTGAGATCGGGGCCACGATAGGTGAGGCCATCGAAGATATTGGTCGAAACGGCAGCCCATGCCACCAGGAAGGTGTCGATCGGGTCCCAGCTGCCCGGATCTTGCGACGACGACACGGTGAGCTTGCCGGCCGCGAAAGCGGGAGCGGCGGTGATGGCAACGCTCGACATGACGAGTGCGATCAGAGCAGTCTTCAATCCCCATTTCATTCTTTTCATTGAACCTGTTTCCTCTTCAGATCGATGCGATGGTTGGTGGTCGTTCAGGCGCTCTTGGCGATGAAGTGGCCTGCGGTGATTTCCTCGTGAGCCAGGATCGGCGGCTCATCGCCGACACGGCGGACGGGATTGGGGATCTCGCCTTCCAGCAAGGTGGTTCTGCGCTCCTGCGTCGGATCGGCGATCGGCACGGCCGAGAGCAGGCGCTGCGTATAGGCGTGCATCGGTGTCTCGAAGACCTGGCGGCGGCTGCCAATCTCCATGATCTGGCCGAGATAGAGCACGGCAACGCGGTGGCTGATCTTCTCGACGACGGCCATGTCATGGCTGATGAACAGGTAGGCAAGCCCGCGTTCGGCCTGGAGATCCATCAGGAGATTGATGATCTGGGCCTGGATCGACACGTCGAGAGCGGAAAGCGCCTCGTCGGCAATGATGAGTTTGGGATCGGAAGCAAGGGCACGGGCAATACAGACGCGCTGGCGCTGGCCGCCGGAAAACTCATGCGGATAGCGATCGGCATGGGCAGATGTCAGCCCGACGCGCTCCAGAAGTTCGTCCACCCTCCGGCGAACCTCTTTCGATCCGGAGATGATGCCGTGGGTGTTGATCGGCTCCGCAATCGAGAATCCCACAGTCTTGCGCGGATCGAGCGAGGCGAAGGGGTCCTGGAAAATATACTGTACGTCGCGCCGCAGACGAAAGCGTTCGAACTGCGACATGGCGGCGAAGCTCTTGCCGTTGAAGGTGATTTCGCCGGAGCGCGCCTTTTGCAGTTGCTGGATGGTGCGTCCGATCGTCGACTTGCCGGAGCCGGATTCGCCCACGAGGGCCAGGGTTTCCCCGGGATGAATATCGAAAGCGACCTTCTGGACGGCACTGCAGCGGTGCGTGACCTTGCCAAATATATTCTTCTTGATATCGAAGCGCACGAAGAGATCGCGCACGGACAAGAGCGGCTGCTGGTCGTAGCGGGCAGTATTCTGGACCCGTTCCTCACCGACGATTTTCGGCTCGCCGCCGTCGAGCACGGTCAGCGGCATGCGTTTCGGAAAATCCTGACCGGTCATGCTGCCAAGCTTCGGCACTGCGGCGAGAAGTGCCTTCGTATAGGGGTGTTTGGGATTGGCGAATATCTCGCGAACCGGGCCTTCCTCGACCTTCTTGCCCTTCCACATGACCACGACGTCATCTGCCATTTCGGCCACCACACCCATGTCATGGGTAATGAAGATCATGCCCATGCCGAGATCCTTTTGCAGGTCCCGCATGATGTTGAGGATCTGTGCCTGGATCGTCACATCGAGCGCAGTCGTCGGCTCGTCGGCGATCAGCAGTTTCGGGCGGCAGGCCAGCGCCATGGCGATCATGACGCGCTGGCGCATGCCGCCGGAAAGCTGGTGCGGATAGCGGTTCAAGAGGGCCGCCGCATCCGGCAGGCGCACCATTTCCAGCAGGCGCCGTGCCTCGGCCATGGCGGCGGACTTGCCGATCTTCTCATGAAGAAGAAGGACTTCGCAGATCTGGTCGCCGATGGTGAAAACGGGATTAAGGGAGGTCATCGGCTCCTGGAAGATCATGGCGATCTCCTTGCCGCGAACGGAGCGCATATCGTTCTGCGAGAGCTTCAGCAGGTCCTTGCCATTGAAGAGGATGCTACCGGTCTCGAAGCGCGCGCCCATCATATCGGCAAGACGCATGACCGAAAGCGAGGTTACGGATTTGCCGGAGCCGGATTCGCCAACAACTGCGAGCGTTCGCCCCGGCTCGACCGAAAAGGAAAGTCCTTCGACGACGCGATTTTCGCCGAACCGCACGGTCAGATCCGCTACAGACAGAAGCGGTTTGTGGTCGCCTGCAGCAGTCATGATGCGCTTACCTCGGTATTGGGCAGGTCGTTCATGGCATCGGAGGCGATTGCCGTGTCACATTTCGCGTCGATGATGCAGATGCGCTCGCCGAGATCGCCGCCATGGCCGGATACTAGCATGCTCATGCGGACACCCGTTGCGGCCCGGCAGGGGCTAGCGATGTTTTTCTACAAAACAGGCGTCTTATGAACATCTTTATCCGCGTTCCCATTATATTTGTTAGGGCATGAGATAGCATCAAACAACAATCTGGTCTATATTGTTCAACAATTTTCGTGTTGCCAATCAAAAATTGGGACAAACCTGCATAAAATCGTCCTATCGTCTAATTGACCGCACCGTTAGGGCGGTGCGACTGCCGCAGGCAAGCAAGAACATCGCTCGCTTCCAGCAAATGCCTGATATGGGCAGATATCGAAGACGATTGAGTGCAGGCACCGGGAGGGCAAATGAAGCAGACAAATCTTGCGAGCATCGAGCCCACATCAGTCGCTGAGGCGGGGCAGACGCTGGCGGAACTGACGGCTGCTCGCATCCGCGAGCGCGTGATCAGCGGTATGCTATCGCCAGGTTGCCACCTGTCCGAAGCGGCTCTTTGCGAGGAGCTGCAGGTCTCTCGCAACACGCTGCGCGAAGTTTTCCGGCTGCTGACGAAAGAGGGCGTGCTGCGTCACGAAGCCAATCGCGGCGTCTTCGTGTCCACACCGAGCATTTCGACGATCATGGATATCTTCCATATTCGCCGCCTGATCGAGTGTTCGGCGCTTGCCAATGCGCATCACCGCCATCCGAGCGTCGACAAGATGCGGGCTGCCATCGAGGCTGCCGTGCAGCATCGCGACCGTGGCGAATGGCTGGAGGTCGGCAGCGCCGATATCGCCTTTCATGCCGCGATCGTCGAGCTTGCCGATAGTCCGCGGCTTTCGGCCTTCTATGCGCAGATCTCGCTTGAGCTGCGTCTCGTCTTCGGACTGATCCGCGATCCCGAATATCTGCACGCACCCTATGTCGGCCAGAACGCGACTATTCTTGCGCATCTGGAGGAGGGGGCGCCGGCAAGTGCTGCCGACGCGCTAGAGAAATATCTGTTCCAGGCCGAACGCTTCATTCTGGCAGCCTATTCGAGAGCAATGCCGGGCTGAGTCCGGTTGCCGCCATTGATGTGATGAATGATGTGGACAATCCCTGCTGGATGGGTTCAAGCTTGATGTATCCGTTTGCGTCCCGATCCGCTTTGATCGAAGGATATGCAGCACCCCGGACGTAGGCGTGAGGTCCATCGGACAGTAGAATTCGCTTTTGCTGCAATCGATCAGGGCGTCCCGCCGATCAACCGGAAAACTCGTTTCGACAACCGGTTAAGACGGATGATGGGGCTATGGACGCGCAATCCCCGACCACCTCCAGCAGGGCCACCGCCATTCAGCAGGTATGGGCTTCGCCGCTGTATCGCGGCGCGACGCTTGCGCTGTTTCTCTCCGGGCTTGCGACATCCGCCTCGCTGCCGCAGATCGTTCTTTTCCTCGTCAAGGAACTTGGGGCGTCCTTGCCAGTGGCGGGGCTCTATTATCTGAGCGGCCTCACCGCACCAATTGCCGGCTATCTCGTTGGCAGCTATTCCGACAGAACTGGAAGGCGTCTTGGTCTTTTCCGGCTTTGTGCCGTTGCCGGCGCCGTTGGTTGGGCGGGGATCGCCCTTTCGACGAAACCATGGATGCCGTTCGTGATCGGCACCGTCCTTCTGGGTTTTTCCGGATCTGCCACCTCGCAGCTCTTCACCGCCATCCATGACGATCTCAAAGTTAGGGGTGCCAGCGCGAATGACAGCGTCGTGGCCATCATCCGCATGGCTTTGACCGCGGGCTGGGTCATCGGGCCGTTTCTGGGCGCCTGGTTTGCTGTCGAAATCGGGCTTCGCGCCATGCTGTGGGGAACGGCGATCTGTTTCTTCGCGCAGATCATTCCGCTCGGAGCGCAACAAGCGCTTGTTGGTCCTGGGCAGCGAGCCGACAAGAAGACCGATGCCGTTGGTCGCGTCGGCTGGTCCGATATGCTGCCGCTGCTGGCCTTCACCGGTCTCTACGTCCTCGTCTATGCCGGCGAGCCGATCAAGTACGGATTCCTGCTGCCCTATATGCAGGACCAGCTTAAGCTTGATCCCTCCATTCAGGGCTCGGTGATCGGAACGCAGCCATTCATCGAACTCATCCTCATGCCCTTCAGCGTCGTGCTGGCGCGACGGATCGGCATCTTATGGATGATGTGTGTCGCCGCGATCTGCGGCGTCATGGCCAACCTCTGTTTTGCGGCCTGGCCGACGGCCATGGGCATGTTTGCCGGCCAGATCCTGATGGGCGGAGTCTGGGGCCTCTACATGGTCCTCGGACTGATCGTTGCTCAAAGATTGCTCCCGAATGCAGTCGCGACGGCTTCGGCGATCTTCATGAGCTCCTCGGCGCTCGCCAGCGCTCTTGGCGGCGGTGTAGGAGGTGTCGGCGTTGCCTATCTCGGGCTTCCGCATGTTTTCTATCTTCCGGCCGCATTCTCTCTGGTCGCGGCGATCGGCCTGGCGGCCATGGCCCGTTCGGGCGCCATCAGATAGGGATTTCATGCCATAGGACAGGCATTATTTCATTCCGACAAGCTCCAGCGAGCGTCAAATCTGCTGCAAGCCCTTCACCCTGATTTCGAGTGATTTGCCAGATCCCGGATCCAGCAATGGCCCGGCATCTTCGCCTTCGGTTTCACAGATGCCGCCACATCGCCGTAACTGGCCGGGCGTTCACTTGCTGAAAATATGATTGACTGCAGATCATCGATTAACTAAATGATCAGGTCATCCGATGACTTGATGAAATCCAATGATGCGCGCTCTGACCAAAACGACGCTTGCGGATACGGCCGTGGAGGCAATTCGCAGCGAGATCACCGGCCGTCGCTGGCTCGTTGGCGAAAAGCTGCCCAACGAGGCCTCTCTCTCGTCCATGTTGTCCATCAGCCGCGGCACGGTTCGTGAGGCGGTGAGGGTCCTGGTATCCCAGGGTTATCTCGAGACACGGCAAGGGTCCGGGACCTATGTCCGGTCGAACACAGATGTCGGTCGGCCGCTGGACATGGTGCGCCGCGCAGGGTTGAGGGATCAGTTCGAGGCCCGGCTTGCGCTCGAGGTCGAGGCCGCAAGGCTCGCAGCGCTGCGTCACTCACCTGAAGCCGTTTCGCAATTGCGCGCCTTGCTGGTTGCTCGCGGCAACTATGCCGGCGGCGACAAGGCGGCGTTCATCGAGCGCGACCTTGCCTTCCACAAGGCTGTCGTCACGGCTTCGCAGAACAGGGCCATGATCGAAATCTACGAGTTCTTCTCCCTCTCGATCGCCGAGACAATCGAGGCGACGCTGGGTGAAGACATTCCCGAGCCGGATATGCAGGCGCATATCGCCATCGTCGATGCCATCGAAACCGGCAATCCCGAAGCGGCCGATAAAGCTGTGCGCCGCTTCATGGCTCCCATCGTCGCTACTCTTGATCGGTTGCTTATGTCATGACCGTGTCCCCGCAAAATCTCGCCTCCGTCGAATTGATCGATGCCGAGGCCGATGAAGTTCCTGCACCGCTCCTGCATGGAGGCAAGTCGCCGATCGGCAGGTTTCTGCTGGGTGCGAGCCTTGTGCTCATCGCCTTCAATCTGCGGCCGGTTTTCTCGAGCGCATCGGCGCTCTTGCCGGAGATACGGACCGGACTTGGCCTCTCCGCCTTCGGCACCAGTATTCTTACGACCTTGCCCGTCATTTGCATGGGACTGTTTTCACCGCTTGCACCAAGGCTGGCGCAGCGCGTGGGGACCGAGCGCGTCCTGCTCGGTGTCATTCTCCTGCTCGCGCTGGGCACGGCGCTGCGAGGCTTTTCTTCGATTTCACTGCTGTTCTTGGGCACCGCATTGGCCGGCGCCTGCATTGCTATCGGCAATGTCCTGTTGCCGGGCGTGGTCAAGCGCGATTTTCCCGACAAGGCGGCACTCATGACGGGTTGCTATACGATGGCGCTATGCGCGGGGGCTGCAAGCGCGGCTGGCTTCACGCTTCCCGTCGAACACGCTCTCGGCGGATCGCTCGGCGGCGCGCTGGCCGTGTGGGCCTTGCCTGCTTTTGCCGTCGGGCTTCTCTGGCTGCCGCAGGTAATCGGTGCGCGCAGCCAGGCGCGGCGCACCGGCTTTCGTGTTACTGGTTTGTGGAGTGACCGCATCGCCTGGCAGGTAACGCTTTTCATGGGGCTGCAATCGGCGCTTGCCTATTGCGTCTTCGGCTGGCTGGTGCCCATTCTGCGTGAACGTGGTCTCGACGGTGTGACGGCTGGCGTCATCGTATCTGCCTCGGTCATGGTACAGGCGGCCGCCTGCTTGGTGGCGCCTCATATCGCCGTCAAGGGTCGGGATCAGCGCGCGATCAATGTCATCCTCTGCATAATTGCCGTCGTTGCCTTGCTGGGTCTGCTCTTTGCTCCGCTCTGGACGGTCTGGTTCTGGGCCGTGCTCCAGGGCATCGGACAGGGCGGATTGATTGCGGTGGCGCTGACCGTCATCGTATTGCGTTCGCCCGATGCGCATGTTGCCGCGCATCTCTCCGGCATGGCGCAATTCGTGGGTTACCTGCTTGCCGCGATCGGCCCGCTCGTCGTCGGCATGATCCACGGTTGGACTGGAAGCTTTGCCTGGAGCTCCGTCCTATTCCTGCTGCTCGGTCTCGGTGCTGCGATCAACGGCTGGTTTGCCGGCCGTGCGATCACTGTCAACGCCAGAACAATTGAGACCGCCTGATGGATGCGATGTCGGCCGCATCCGGGCCGGCAAGCGAAATCCTGAGGCGCCGGCTCGGGTCATATGCTGACATGCAGGCGGATCGCATGATTATGACGTGTGACGAAACGATCCGGATTAACCGGCTTTCCGTTGGCGCCGTGGTGGTTCGATCGCCGGAGGAATGTCGGCTACGTTTTTCGTATGGCCCAGGAGAGCCTTCTTTGCCAAGGTCGATCTTGCGGCCGCATAGGAGGCAGAGACCATTGGATAATCCGCGGGCAAGCCCCATTTTCTTCGATAGTCTTCGGGCGTCAGACCATATTTACTGTTCAGGTGGCGCTTGAGCGACTTGTATTTTCCACCATCTTCGAGGCAGATCAGATAGTCGTCGGTGATGGATTTCTTGATCGGCACGGCCGGCTTCAACAGCTTTTCCACCGTCGTCGTTGATGAGGCGGCCTGCTGAGAGCCTGTCAGTGCAGAATAAGTCTCCGTGATGAGCCTGGCTAAGTCTTCCGGCGTTGTCGCATTGCGAAGTACGTAGGCAGAGACAATCTTGCTCGTGAGCTCAATATACCTTTCATGGCTGGCAGTATTTTCCCTTTTCATTTTCGGCCTCACGCAATGTTTTTTATTTATGTATCCAATGTTGTTTTTGCTTTCAATAAAAATTGACGTGACTT
Proteins encoded in this region:
- a CDS encoding M14 family metallopeptidase, which encodes MTVIFERRFERTLSRLVADGKPGQNFEAWTFDDRESRQQAERALAEKGISARIRSAYKPLVNAFIEDIDLHDVDTIEIRYPVHPNAPENRFRLEAYPLAAMVGNREITFIARADSDFHYGVLLKGNAGEERQLKVLAPNRVHIDAAGETSVSPTGWLLRDGNATGDRLATDYEQLFEETIAAVTHFDWGTSEPYFEELNIRVALPALDEALPVGDEVMSLREALHEDFYFSLLEFFQKKSSRPLGDRGLKPGQIVPQILQSSGQISVKVETQLLSTRYWDGPEQQIETATEPLAVQQIEAELDKLGGEPFEAATRSGRTVRARYVKGSNAAVMISGGQHANETTGGAGALRAARRLAKIEGAHFTISPLENPDGYALHQRLRTDSPRHMYHAARYTALGDDLEYRTEETAGSHLFEKKIRFQAEKLTGARLHINLHGYPAHEWTRPLSGYVPRNFAMWTLPKGFFLIARYHSGWAAQAEQLLDKVTRHLGTIPGLLDYNDRQIALYETHAGETGFRIVNGFPCLANIDDRHTVPITLITEYPDETIYGDAFIAGHTAQMETVLSAYGAWQEIMASS
- a CDS encoding ABC transporter permease; the encoded protein is MTATISRRSRFLNFEFIFGALLTAVICLAVLLSDILFPGGAEKIDLMARLARPFSSLAHPFGTDPLGRDVLARVVAGGKISLTVGLTSVIGGVVVGVLVGLAAGYYRGIWDMLLMRFADVQLAMPFILLAITFIAIVGGSLTNTIILLIASQWVQYARLVRGSVLSLREREFILSARAIGVKDWRIIFQHLLPNLIGPVIVLMTLNIATNILLESSLTFLGLGVDPTIPSWGGMLADGRTYLQTAWWVSLFPGVAILLTVLGLNLLGDWLRDSLDPTGRTTR
- a CDS encoding ABC transporter permease; this encodes MAGFLIKRLLQAIFVVIAITLLVSFAIRLTGDPAVMMFQGGGSMTEDDLACIRTALGTDQPFLVQYFNFLKGLLTLNFGRSFTGSTPVSQLIATALPATLLLAFISMVVSIAISIPLGIKAATARGKAADQIIRVLSLLGLSFPNFWLALMMVLLFSITLGWLPPSGMVGISSYVMPAVTMGVILTATNVRLVRTAMLETLQSQYIMVARAKGLSEIKVLYKHALRNCAIPLITYFGIQFGGLLGGIVVIERVFNWPGLGTLAFDAVGARDYPVLQGVITVLALFIVGVNLLVDIAYGLVDPRIRTE
- a CDS encoding ABC transporter substrate-binding protein, producing MKRMKWGLKTALIALVMSSVAITAAPAFAAGKLTVSSSQDPGSWDPIDTFLVAWAAVSTNIFDGLTYRGPDLKLVPGLAESWEELDQGKRIRFKLRHNVKFHDGEPFNAEAVKFTFDRLLGEQGAKGPQRSNYTAIESIDIIDDYTVDMKLKTPDPVLLTKLAGYGAMIVPPKYIKEKGEDYFNLNPVGTGAFKFVSYTPKVNIKLDANPDYWGGAPKLSELEYRFISEPATAVAELQAGRVDIVIPPTIPIGMLPVIQGDSKLEIASVPGPTVDSLRFNTRDGITADPRVRKAIIMAVDRDTIVKSILAGQGTEIVSFQNSLSFGYDADLKPLPYDPAGAKKLLAEAGVKPGAALQIDIRGNDATMNEVAQVVASYLQMVGLTATIKPYETNVLLNDIIPQGKTGAMFQQKWGGWTFDYDNTAYSMYHSGEKWNPYEKDAALDKLLESQRPLTDRAEREKVLKDIGKYVADKALELPLYNSNAIYGVSKRVKGFAPAPDTRIKLNEVTVD
- a CDS encoding ABC transporter ATP-binding protein; amino-acid sequence: MTAAGDHKPLLSVADLTVRFGENRVVEGLSFSVEPGRTLAVVGESGSGKSVTSLSVMRLADMMGARFETGSILFNGKDLLKLSQNDMRSVRGKEIAMIFQEPMTSLNPVFTIGDQICEVLLLHEKIGKSAAMAEARRLLEMVRLPDAAALLNRYPHQLSGGMRQRVMIAMALACRPKLLIADEPTTALDVTIQAQILNIMRDLQKDLGMGMIFITHDMGVVAEMADDVVVMWKGKKVEEGPVREIFANPKHPYTKALLAAVPKLGSMTGQDFPKRMPLTVLDGGEPKIVGEERVQNTARYDQQPLLSVRDLFVRFDIKKNIFGKVTHRCSAVQKVAFDIHPGETLALVGESGSGKSTIGRTIQQLQKARSGEITFNGKSFAAMSQFERFRLRRDVQYIFQDPFASLDPRKTVGFSIAEPINTHGIISGSKEVRRRVDELLERVGLTSAHADRYPHEFSGGQRQRVCIARALASDPKLIIADEALSALDVSIQAQIINLLMDLQAERGLAYLFISHDMAVVEKISHRVAVLYLGQIMEIGSRRQVFETPMHAYTQRLLSAVPIADPTQERRTTLLEGEIPNPVRRVGDEPPILAHEEITAGHFIAKSA
- a CDS encoding GntR family transcriptional regulator → MKQTNLASIEPTSVAEAGQTLAELTAARIRERVISGMLSPGCHLSEAALCEELQVSRNTLREVFRLLTKEGVLRHEANRGVFVSTPSISTIMDIFHIRRLIECSALANAHHRHPSVDKMRAAIEAAVQHRDRGEWLEVGSADIAFHAAIVELADSPRLSAFYAQISLELRLVFGLIRDPEYLHAPYVGQNATILAHLEEGAPASAADALEKYLFQAERFILAAYSRAMPG
- a CDS encoding MFS transporter, translating into MDAQSPTTSSRATAIQQVWASPLYRGATLALFLSGLATSASLPQIVLFLVKELGASLPVAGLYYLSGLTAPIAGYLVGSYSDRTGRRLGLFRLCAVAGAVGWAGIALSTKPWMPFVIGTVLLGFSGSATSQLFTAIHDDLKVRGASANDSVVAIIRMALTAGWVIGPFLGAWFAVEIGLRAMLWGTAICFFAQIIPLGAQQALVGPGQRADKKTDAVGRVGWSDMLPLLAFTGLYVLVYAGEPIKYGFLLPYMQDQLKLDPSIQGSVIGTQPFIELILMPFSVVLARRIGILWMMCVAAICGVMANLCFAAWPTAMGMFAGQILMGGVWGLYMVLGLIVAQRLLPNAVATASAIFMSSSALASALGGGVGGVGVAYLGLPHVFYLPAAFSLVAAIGLAAMARSGAIR